The Methylomonas montana genome has a window encoding:
- a CDS encoding alpha-isopropylmalate synthase regulatory domain-containing protein, which translates to MDTTLRDGEQTQGVAFTPMEKVSIAKALLQNLRVDRIEVASARVSEGEKQAVSLINQWAQHEGFAERVEVLGFVDHTRSVDWIKSTGGKVINLLAKGSEKHCREQLGKTLDQHSTDVLLTIAYAHEQGLKINVYLEDWSNGYQDSRDYVYGLMERLQNSPISHFMLPDTLGVMSPDEVYASFSDMCQRYPALQFDFHPHNDYGLATANVMAAVRAGVSAVHCTVNCLGERAGNASIAEVAVVLRDKMAMELSVDESHLVRISEMVENFSGKRIAANAPIVGADVFTQTAGIHADGDQKGGLYKTKLGPERFSRIRSYALGKMSGKASLKKNLEQLELDLSEEDQKKVLARIVSIGDSKQTITTDDLPFIIADVLESKNYQHIELLACSISSGLDLPSTVSIRVEVKGEKHQTTGAGSGGFDAFIDAIGKVLQHYDYTLPTLADYEIRIPKGGHTSALTECVITWDCGSELRKTRGVHVNQVFAGILATIKLINIQLHEMAATS; encoded by the coding sequence ATGGATACCACGCTCCGCGACGGCGAGCAAACCCAGGGCGTGGCGTTTACGCCGATGGAAAAAGTCAGCATCGCCAAGGCTTTGTTGCAAAATTTGCGCGTCGACCGGATCGAGGTGGCATCGGCGCGGGTTTCGGAAGGCGAAAAACAAGCCGTCAGCCTGATCAATCAATGGGCGCAGCACGAAGGTTTTGCCGAGCGAGTCGAAGTGCTGGGTTTTGTCGACCATACTCGTAGCGTAGACTGGATCAAATCGACCGGCGGCAAGGTGATCAACCTGCTGGCCAAGGGCAGTGAAAAACATTGCCGCGAACAACTTGGCAAGACGCTGGATCAGCATAGCACCGATGTGTTGCTAACCATTGCTTATGCCCACGAACAGGGCTTGAAAATCAACGTCTATCTGGAAGACTGGTCGAACGGCTATCAAGACAGCCGCGATTATGTCTATGGCTTGATGGAGCGCTTGCAAAACAGCCCGATCAGTCATTTCATGCTGCCCGATACCTTGGGCGTGATGTCGCCGGACGAGGTGTATGCGAGCTTTAGCGATATGTGCCAGCGCTACCCTGCGCTGCAATTCGATTTCCATCCACACAACGATTACGGTCTGGCCACAGCCAATGTGATGGCCGCGGTGCGGGCCGGCGTCAGCGCCGTACATTGCACCGTCAACTGCCTGGGCGAGCGTGCCGGCAATGCCTCCATAGCGGAAGTAGCGGTGGTACTGCGCGACAAAATGGCGATGGAATTGTCCGTGGACGAGAGCCATTTGGTGCGGATCAGCGAGATGGTCGAGAACTTCTCCGGCAAGCGCATTGCCGCCAACGCCCCTATCGTCGGCGCCGATGTGTTCACGCAAACCGCCGGCATTCATGCCGACGGCGACCAAAAAGGCGGCTTGTATAAAACCAAGCTGGGGCCGGAACGCTTTTCGCGGATTCGCAGCTATGCGCTGGGCAAGATGAGCGGCAAGGCCTCGCTGAAGAAAAACCTGGAACAGCTGGAACTGGATCTGTCGGAAGAAGACCAGAAAAAAGTTCTGGCGCGCATCGTCAGTATCGGCGACTCCAAACAAACCATCACGACCGACGACTTGCCATTCATCATCGCCGATGTATTGGAAAGCAAGAATTATCAACACATCGAATTATTAGCTTGCTCGATTAGTAGCGGATTGGATTTGCCATCCACAGTTAGTATTCGGGTAGAGGTAAAAGGCGAGAAACATCAGACCACCGGCGCCGGCAGCGGTGGCTTCGATGCGTTTATCGATGCGATTGGCAAGGTGCTGCAACATTACGATTACACCTTGCCGACCCTGGCCGATTATGAAATCCGCATACCCAAGGGCGGTCACACCAGTGCACTGACCGAATGCGTGATCACCTGGGATTGCGGCAGCGAATTGCGTAAAACCCGCGGCGTGCATGTCAATCAGGTGTTTGCCGGGATTTTGGCGACGATTAAACTCATCAACATTCAGTTGCATGAAATGGCGGCGACTTCGTAA
- the alaC gene encoding alanine transaminase codes for MEEFHRISRLPPYVFNIVNELKAKARAEGEDVIDFGMGNPDQPTPKHILDKMLEVAQRDDTHRYSVSKGIPRLRKAICGWYKKRFDVDLDFNTEAIVTIGSKEGLSHLALATLGPGDVVLVPNPAYPIHPYGVVIAGADIRHVPLTPGTDFFEELRKGIAECWPKPKMLILNFPGNPTCQCVELDFFEKVVAICKEHGIWIVHDIAYADIVFDGYVAPSILQVEGAKDIAVEFFSLSKSYNMPGWRVGFMCGNPTLVAALTRIKSYMDYGTFTPIQVAAITALEGPQDCVKEICDMYKARRDVLCDGLNAMGWHVEKPKATMFVWAKIPEAYREMGSIEFAKKLIIDAKVAVSPGIGFGQHGDDHIRFSLIENEHRTRQALRSIRNMLKKDNVV; via the coding sequence ATGGAAGAATTTCATCGCATCAGCCGCCTGCCGCCTTACGTTTTTAACATCGTCAACGAACTGAAAGCCAAAGCCCGTGCGGAGGGCGAGGACGTGATCGACTTCGGCATGGGTAATCCGGATCAGCCCACGCCCAAGCATATTCTCGACAAGATGCTGGAAGTGGCGCAACGCGATGATACCCATCGTTATTCGGTATCCAAAGGCATTCCGCGTCTGCGCAAAGCCATTTGCGGCTGGTACAAAAAACGTTTCGACGTCGATCTGGATTTCAATACCGAAGCCATCGTCACGATCGGCTCTAAAGAAGGCTTGTCGCATCTGGCCCTGGCGACCTTGGGCCCTGGCGATGTGGTGTTGGTGCCTAATCCGGCTTACCCGATACACCCTTATGGCGTGGTGATCGCCGGTGCGGATATTAGGCATGTGCCGTTGACACCGGGTACCGATTTCTTCGAAGAGCTGCGTAAAGGCATCGCCGAATGCTGGCCCAAACCGAAGATGTTGATCCTGAACTTTCCGGGCAATCCGACCTGCCAATGCGTGGAACTGGATTTCTTCGAGAAAGTGGTGGCGATTTGTAAAGAACACGGTATCTGGATCGTCCACGACATCGCTTACGCGGATATCGTATTCGACGGTTACGTGGCGCCGTCGATTTTGCAGGTAGAAGGCGCGAAAGACATCGCCGTCGAGTTTTTCTCGCTATCCAAAAGTTACAACATGCCGGGCTGGCGGGTTGGATTCATGTGCGGCAACCCGACGCTGGTAGCGGCCTTGACCCGGATTAAATCCTATATGGATTACGGCACTTTTACGCCGATTCAGGTGGCTGCGATCACCGCATTGGAAGGTCCGCAAGATTGCGTGAAGGAAATCTGCGATATGTATAAGGCGCGCCGCGACGTGTTGTGCGACGGCTTGAATGCGATGGGCTGGCATGTCGAGAAACCCAAGGCGACCATGTTTGTTTGGGCCAAGATTCCGGAAGCCTATCGGGAAATGGGTTCGATTGAATTCGCCAAAAAATTGATCATCGACGCCAAGGTGGCGGTGTCGCCAGGCATTGGATTTGGTCAACACGGCGACGATCACATTCGCTTCAGCTTGATCGAAAACGAGCACAGAACCCGGCAGGCCTTGCGCAGCATCCGCAATATGCTGAAAAAAGACAACGTAGTATAA
- the thrC gene encoding threonine synthase: protein MANQTRYTGIIERYRDRLPVSAATRLISLCEGNTPLIQLQNIPRLIGKDVDIYVKFEGLNPTGSFKDRGMTMAVTKAVEEGSQAIICASTGNTSAAAAAYAVRAGIKAFVLIPEGKIALGKLAQTLMYGAQIIQINGNFDAGMDIVKKITDHAPVTIVNSINPFRLEGQKTAAFEIVDALGDAPDFHCLPVGNAGNISAYWKGYKEYSTDSETHKAVTNKRPVMCGYQAAGAAPFVGGAMVDHPETVATAIRIGHPQSWDLAWNAQKESGGWFAAFADEQILAAQKMLSQFEGIFCEPASATSLAGALHDIANGKIPEGSKIVCTLTGNGIKDPDIAISQCKDNHPVTIDATLDAVKKAILDNM, encoded by the coding sequence ATGGCAAACCAAACACGCTACACAGGCATCATCGAACGTTACCGCGACCGCTTGCCGGTCTCCGCCGCCACCCGGCTGATCAGTCTTTGCGAGGGCAACACCCCGCTGATCCAACTGCAAAATATCCCCAGATTGATCGGCAAGGATGTCGATATATACGTGAAATTCGAAGGCTTGAATCCGACCGGTTCGTTTAAAGATCGTGGCATGACCATGGCTGTCACCAAAGCCGTGGAAGAGGGCAGTCAGGCCATCATTTGTGCGTCCACCGGTAATACTTCCGCCGCTGCCGCCGCTTATGCGGTGCGGGCCGGCATTAAAGCCTTCGTATTGATTCCGGAAGGCAAGATCGCGTTGGGCAAATTGGCGCAAACCTTGATGTATGGCGCGCAGATTATTCAGATTAACGGTAATTTCGACGCCGGCATGGACATCGTCAAGAAAATTACCGACCATGCCCCGGTGACCATCGTTAATTCGATCAATCCGTTTCGATTGGAAGGCCAAAAAACCGCGGCTTTCGAAATCGTCGATGCGCTGGGCGATGCGCCCGATTTCCACTGCTTGCCAGTCGGCAATGCCGGCAATATCAGCGCTTACTGGAAAGGTTACAAGGAATACTCGACCGATAGCGAAACTCATAAAGCCGTTACCAATAAACGCCCGGTAATGTGCGGCTATCAAGCCGCCGGCGCGGCGCCGTTTGTCGGCGGGGCGATGGTCGATCATCCGGAAACCGTGGCCACCGCGATACGCATCGGCCATCCGCAATCCTGGGATTTGGCCTGGAACGCGCAGAAAGAATCCGGCGGCTGGTTTGCCGCATTTGCCGATGAGCAGATTTTGGCGGCGCAAAAAATGCTGTCGCAATTCGAAGGTATTTTCTGCGAACCGGCTTCCGCCACCTCGCTGGCTGGCGCCTTGCATGACATCGCTAACGGTAAAATTCCGGAAGGCAGTAAAATCGTCTGCACGCTGACCGGCAACGGCATCAAGGACCCGGATATCGCGATTAGCCAATGCAAGGATAATCACCCGGTGACCATAGACGCCACGCTGGATGCGGTGAAAAAGGCGATATTGGACAATATGTGA
- a CDS encoding GNAT family N-acetyltransferase/peptidase C39 family protein: MSALPAFNANLAIRPAQLRDLGGLVALENASFSTDKLSRRSFRHWLTTEHRALLVAEIEQRVAGYILIIYHPGTRLARIYSLAVSPQQRGSGIAKALMTAGEQAAQDDGRLYLRLEVSVDNFPAIRLYETLGFQKFGVYRDYYQDHKDALRYQKRIRLYRDKPRHRSVHWLRQTTPFTCGPASLMMAMHALNKNYLPSREEEIELWREATTIFMTSGHGGCHPLGLALAAKRRQFSVEVWINQAGTLFIDSVRSEDKKQVVELVDNCFKRDAELQDIAVHYANITQGELISAFESGAIPLILISTFAMDRKKAPHWVVMSGFDDDCLYMHDPDPEEGRQNELDCQFIPIAREDFERMCCFGKSRLRTAVIIRGDR; the protein is encoded by the coding sequence TTGAGTGCTTTACCCGCGTTCAACGCCAATTTGGCGATTCGTCCGGCGCAACTGCGCGATCTTGGCGGCTTGGTCGCTTTGGAAAACGCCAGTTTTTCCACCGATAAATTGAGCCGGCGCAGTTTTCGGCACTGGTTGACGACCGAGCACCGGGCCTTGTTGGTCGCGGAAATTGAGCAACGCGTGGCCGGCTACATTTTGATCATTTACCACCCCGGCACCCGGCTGGCGCGGATCTATTCGCTGGCGGTATCACCGCAGCAGCGGGGCAGTGGCATTGCCAAGGCGCTGATGACGGCCGGCGAACAAGCCGCCCAGGACGACGGCCGGCTGTATTTGCGGCTGGAAGTCAGTGTCGATAATTTTCCGGCCATTAGACTTTACGAGACGCTGGGCTTTCAGAAATTCGGCGTATACCGGGATTATTATCAGGATCATAAAGATGCCTTGCGTTATCAAAAACGCATCCGCCTTTACCGCGATAAACCCCGGCACCGCTCCGTACATTGGCTCAGGCAAACCACGCCGTTTACCTGCGGGCCGGCGTCGTTGATGATGGCGATGCATGCACTCAATAAAAATTATTTGCCGTCGCGGGAAGAGGAAATCGAACTATGGCGGGAAGCGACCACGATATTCATGACCTCCGGCCATGGCGGCTGTCACCCGCTGGGTTTGGCGTTGGCCGCGAAACGCCGGCAATTTAGCGTTGAAGTCTGGATCAACCAAGCGGGAACCTTGTTCATCGACAGCGTCCGTAGCGAGGACAAAAAACAGGTGGTCGAACTGGTCGACAATTGTTTCAAACGCGATGCGGAGCTGCAGGACATCGCCGTTCATTACGCCAACATTACCCAAGGCGAGCTGATCTCCGCGTTCGAATCCGGGGCGATCCCGCTTATTTTGATCAGCACCTTCGCGATGGATCGCAAGAAGGCGCCGCATTGGGTGGTGATGAGCGGTTTCGACGACGACTGTTTGTACATGCACGATCCCGATCCGGAAGAGGGTAGGCAAAACGAACTGGATTGCCAGTTTATCCCGATTGCTCGCGAGGATTTCGAGCGGATGTGCTGTTTCGGGAAGAGCCGTTTGCGGACGGCGGTGATTATTCGCGGCGACAGGTAA
- a CDS encoding homoserine dehydrogenase, which produces MKPVTVGVLGLGTVGGGTVNVLKRNAGEIARRAGREIVVTRASARDLSRARICDTDGIALTSDPFEIVNDPNIDVVVELIGGYDLAKQLVLTAIGNGKHVVTANKALIALHGNEIFAEASKKGVMVMFEAAVAGGIPIIKAIREGLAGNRIKWLAGIINGTGNFILTEMRDKGRDFADVLAEAQALGYAEADPTFDVEGIDAGHKLTILASIAFGIPLQFEKVFTEGITKITRLDVEYAEALGYRIKNLGIARKTDAGIELRVHPTLIPKRRLIANVDGVMNAVLVCGDAVGPTLYYGAGAGAEPTASAVVADLVDVVRAMTSDPENRVPHLAFQADAIVDIPVLPADEIKTAYYLRLTAEDKPGVLADVSRILAAHNISIEALIQKEPLQGETSVPIIMLTQLTLEKEMNAAIAAIEALATVSGKVARIRLETLG; this is translated from the coding sequence TTGAAGCCGGTAACAGTTGGGGTTTTGGGATTAGGGACCGTCGGTGGCGGTACCGTCAACGTGTTGAAAAGGAATGCCGGGGAAATCGCTCGCCGGGCCGGCCGTGAAATCGTCGTCACCCGTGCGTCGGCGCGCGACCTGAGCCGGGCGCGGATTTGCGACACCGACGGCATTGCCTTGACCAGCGACCCGTTCGAGATCGTCAACGATCCGAACATCGATGTGGTCGTCGAATTGATCGGCGGCTACGATCTGGCCAAACAGCTGGTGCTGACTGCAATCGGCAACGGCAAGCACGTGGTCACAGCCAATAAAGCCTTGATCGCCTTGCACGGCAACGAAATCTTCGCGGAAGCCAGCAAGAAAGGCGTGATGGTCATGTTCGAAGCGGCCGTGGCCGGTGGCATACCCATCATCAAAGCCATCCGCGAAGGTCTGGCCGGCAACCGTATCAAATGGCTGGCCGGCATCATCAACGGCACCGGCAATTTCATCCTCACCGAAATGCGCGACAAGGGCCGCGATTTCGCCGACGTGTTGGCGGAAGCTCAGGCACTGGGTTACGCCGAAGCCGATCCAACTTTTGATGTGGAAGGCATTGATGCCGGTCATAAATTGACCATTTTGGCGTCGATTGCTTTTGGCATTCCGCTGCAATTCGAGAAAGTCTTCACCGAAGGCATTACCAAAATTACCCGCCTCGACGTCGAATACGCCGAAGCGCTGGGTTATCGGATTAAAAATCTGGGTATCGCTCGCAAGACCGACGCTGGCATCGAGCTGCGTGTGCATCCGACTTTGATCCCCAAACGCCGCTTGATCGCCAATGTCGATGGTGTGATGAACGCGGTGTTAGTGTGCGGCGACGCGGTCGGACCCACCTTGTATTACGGCGCCGGCGCCGGCGCGGAGCCGACCGCTTCGGCGGTGGTGGCCGATCTGGTGGATGTGGTCAGGGCAATGACCAGCGACCCGGAAAACCGGGTGCCGCACCTGGCTTTTCAAGCCGACGCTATCGTCGATATTCCGGTATTGCCGGCCGATGAGATCAAAACCGCTTACTACCTGCGCCTGACCGCCGAAGACAAGCCCGGCGTGTTGGCAGACGTCAGCCGGATACTGGCAGCGCACAACATCAGCATCGAAGCGCTGATTCAAAAAGAGCCGCTACAAGGCGAGACTTCCGTACCCATCATCATGCTGACGCAGCTAACGCTGGAAAAAGAAATGAACGCGGCGATTGCGGCCATAGAAGCGCTGGCGACAGTCAGCGGCAAAGTGGCGCGGATTCGCTTGGAAACTTTAGGATAA
- a CDS encoding DUF2817 domain-containing protein, whose translation MSLSNYGAEIDTGVFPASYALGRTQWLLEIAELGYSSQHKAYACAGLGPDGEVLATDTLWLGAPEADSVVVVLGGTHGVEGFAGSAVQIDLLQGLSKGRLSILEDCALLLVHALTPWGYAWSRRCDGDGVDLNRNAVDFSRPLPTNPDYDCLRPAIFEADVEQRRRAFAEFSQQHGRAALETAISGGQYRDPDGPFYGGQAPAHGRLVCEDLIKQYALHLRRLAVVDLHTGLGPYGYGEIICDHAPDSAGAAVAQRWYGDSVTLPAAGTSSSVPKLGLLDYLWHGVMDSHSCYVTLEFGTYSTDQLFETLLRDHQLWAHADSGDSRFAHSLAMRHHFCPNDGAWQEMVLFRARQVIRQALQGVGS comes from the coding sequence ATGAGTTTGTCTAATTACGGGGCCGAAATCGATACGGGTGTATTCCCAGCCAGTTATGCGCTTGGCCGTACGCAGTGGTTGCTAGAAATAGCCGAGCTGGGGTATTCGTCGCAGCATAAAGCCTATGCTTGTGCAGGTCTTGGGCCGGACGGCGAGGTGCTGGCGACCGACACGCTATGGCTAGGTGCGCCGGAGGCAGACAGTGTGGTCGTAGTCCTCGGTGGCACTCATGGCGTGGAAGGCTTTGCCGGTAGCGCGGTGCAGATCGATCTGTTGCAAGGCCTGAGCAAAGGCCGGTTGTCTATCCTCGAAGATTGCGCTTTATTGCTGGTTCATGCCTTGACGCCTTGGGGCTACGCCTGGTCCCGGCGCTGCGACGGCGACGGCGTGGATTTGAATCGCAATGCGGTGGATTTTTCCCGGCCCTTGCCGACTAATCCGGATTACGATTGCTTGCGGCCGGCGATTTTCGAGGCGGATGTCGAGCAAAGGCGGCGGGCTTTCGCCGAGTTCAGCCAACAACACGGCCGTGCCGCGTTGGAAACCGCCATTAGCGGCGGGCAGTATCGCGATCCCGACGGGCCGTTTTATGGCGGACAGGCGCCGGCTCACGGTCGCCTGGTGTGCGAAGACTTGATCAAACAATACGCCCTGCATCTGCGCCGTTTAGCGGTGGTTGACTTGCATACCGGGCTGGGGCCTTACGGTTACGGCGAGATCATTTGCGATCATGCCCCGGATAGCGCCGGTGCGGCGGTTGCCCAGCGTTGGTACGGCGATTCGGTGACCTTGCCGGCGGCCGGCACTTCCAGTTCGGTGCCTAAACTAGGCTTATTAGATTATTTATGGCATGGCGTGATGGACAGCCACAGTTGCTATGTCACATTGGAATTCGGCACGTACAGCACCGACCAATTATTCGAAACCCTGCTGCGCGATCATCAGTTATGGGCGCATGCGGATAGTGGCGACTCCCGTTTCGCCCATAGTCTGGCGATGCGTCATCATTTTTGTCCCAACGATGGCGCCTGGCAGGAAATGGTGTTGTTTCGCGCCCGGCAGGTGATTCGTCAAGCCTTGCAAGGGGTAGGCTCTTGA